The following are encoded in a window of Bradyrhizobium sp. WBOS07 genomic DNA:
- the addB gene encoding double-strand break repair protein AddB, protein MRVFSVPISVPFLRTVVTALLEGRLVEGFEARKEPARLADATLYLPTRRAMRVVREIFLDEMKADAVVLPRIVALGDIDEDELAFAGEGEQFSGATPLDIPPRLGELERRLTLAQLVAAWAKGPVLAPLVVGGPASTLALAGDLARLIDDMVTRGVDWNALDGLVPDNLDRYWQHSLEFLRIARIAWPGHLAEINRIEPAARRDLLIAAEAKRLTAHPNGPVIAAGSTGSMPATAKFLHAVAALPHGAVVLPGLNTDLDEDSWRTIGGVRDALGKFAEPPASNHPQYAMNALLQRFGIKRSDVEILQPPAEGGRDLLASESMRPSAKTEVWHDRLKQPDVAAKIAGGMTRLAVVEAPNPEMEALAIAIAMREARHLDKTAALVTPDRALARRVMAALSRWGLGFDDSGGDVLMETSAGIFARLAAEAATKGLEPPTLLALLKHPLCRLGRAPGAWKAAIEGLELAVLRGTRPPAGTAGLLREFNRFREELAKLWRSEASALHRAEPRARLKAEDLDRIQGLIDALQKALAPIESMASSKPYDFAELAHRHREIMIELARDEQGIPLAFEDREGLALASAFDDLLRGGTISGLMVQLADYPDVFQTAFSDRAVRRPDRPGARLHIYGPLESRLMQADRIIVGGLIEGVWPPAPRIDPWLSRPMRHELGLDLPERRIGLSAHDFAQLLGGDEVILTHSAKAGGAPAVASRFLHRLEAVAGDDLWTTAIQAGEKYVQFAGALDQPAEVKPIKQPEPRPPRATRPLKMSVTAIEDWLRDPYTIYAKHILRLDALDPVDMPLSAADRGSAIHEAIGEFTEHYATRLPDDPARVLRAIGEKHFAPLMERPEARALWWPRFQRIARWFGEWETARRDAIEAIMAETRGEISIRLDNARTFHLSARADRIERRQGGGYAILDYKTGQPPTGKQVRMGLSPQLTLEAAILREGGFPEIDAGSSVSQLVYVRLSGNNPPGEERILELKYKQGDEPQPPDTAAAEARAKLEALVRAFEDENQPYTSLNLPMWANRYGTYDDLARIKEWSAAGGLGIEEW, encoded by the coding sequence ATGCGCGTCTTCAGCGTTCCCATCTCAGTTCCGTTCCTGCGCACGGTCGTCACGGCCCTGCTCGAGGGCCGCCTGGTCGAGGGGTTCGAGGCGCGCAAGGAACCGGCGCGGCTTGCCGATGCCACGCTGTACCTGCCGACGCGGCGCGCCATGCGCGTCGTCCGCGAGATCTTCCTCGACGAGATGAAGGCCGACGCAGTGGTGCTGCCGCGCATCGTCGCGCTCGGCGACATCGACGAGGACGAGCTCGCTTTCGCTGGTGAAGGCGAGCAATTCTCCGGCGCGACGCCGCTCGACATTCCGCCGCGGCTCGGCGAGCTCGAACGGCGACTGACATTGGCGCAGCTCGTCGCGGCCTGGGCCAAGGGCCCGGTGCTGGCGCCGCTGGTGGTCGGCGGCCCCGCCTCGACGCTTGCGCTCGCCGGCGACCTCGCGCGCCTGATCGACGACATGGTCACGCGCGGCGTCGACTGGAACGCGCTCGACGGCCTCGTGCCTGATAACCTCGACCGCTACTGGCAGCACTCGCTCGAGTTCCTGCGCATCGCACGCATCGCCTGGCCCGGTCATCTCGCCGAAATCAACCGGATCGAGCCGGCGGCGCGGCGCGATCTCCTGATCGCGGCGGAAGCCAAACGGCTGACCGCACATCCGAACGGGCCTGTCATCGCGGCGGGCTCGACCGGCTCGATGCCGGCCACCGCGAAATTCCTGCACGCAGTCGCGGCGCTGCCGCATGGCGCCGTGGTGCTGCCCGGCCTCAACACCGATCTCGACGAGGATTCCTGGCGAACGATCGGCGGCGTGCGCGATGCGCTTGGCAAATTCGCGGAGCCTCCGGCCTCCAACCATCCGCAATATGCCATGAACGCGCTGCTGCAGCGCTTCGGCATCAAGCGCAGCGACGTCGAGATTCTTCAGCCGCCGGCCGAAGGCGGCCGCGACCTGCTCGCCTCCGAATCGATGCGGCCCTCCGCCAAGACGGAAGTCTGGCACGACCGGCTGAAGCAGCCGGATGTCGCCGCAAAGATCGCCGGCGGCATGACGAGGCTAGCGGTCGTCGAAGCTCCCAATCCCGAAATGGAAGCTCTCGCCATCGCGATTGCGATGCGCGAAGCGAGGCATCTCGATAAGACGGCGGCGCTGGTGACGCCCGACCGTGCGCTGGCGCGACGGGTGATGGCCGCGCTCAGCCGATGGGGCCTCGGTTTCGACGATTCCGGCGGCGACGTCCTGATGGAAACCTCCGCCGGAATCTTCGCACGCCTTGCGGCAGAGGCGGCGACGAAGGGATTGGAGCCGCCGACGCTGCTGGCGCTGCTGAAGCATCCGCTCTGCCGGCTCGGCCGCGCGCCCGGCGCGTGGAAGGCGGCGATCGAAGGCCTCGAGCTGGCGGTCTTGCGCGGCACGCGGCCGCCTGCCGGCACGGCCGGCCTCTTGCGCGAATTCAACCGCTTCCGCGAGGAGCTCGCAAAATTGTGGCGGAGCGAGGCCTCCGCGCTGCACCGCGCCGAGCCGCGCGCACGTCTCAAGGCCGAGGATCTCGATCGCATCCAGGGCCTGATCGATGCCCTGCAAAAAGCGCTGGCGCCGATCGAGAGCATGGCGTCATCGAAGCCTTACGACTTCGCCGAGCTCGCGCACCGGCATCGCGAGATCATGATCGAGCTGGCGCGCGACGAGCAGGGCATCCCGCTCGCCTTCGAGGACCGCGAGGGGCTCGCGCTCGCCAGCGCCTTCGATGATCTCCTGCGCGGCGGCACGATCAGCGGATTGATGGTGCAGCTAGCGGACTATCCGGACGTCTTCCAGACCGCGTTCAGTGATCGCGCGGTGCGGCGGCCGGACAGACCAGGCGCGCGGCTGCATATCTACGGCCCGCTGGAGTCGCGCCTGATGCAGGCCGACCGCATCATCGTCGGCGGCCTGATCGAAGGCGTCTGGCCGCCGGCGCCGCGCATCGATCCCTGGCTGAGCCGGCCGATGCGACATGAGCTTGGGCTCGACCTGCCGGAGCGCCGCATCGGCCTCTCCGCGCACGACTTCGCGCAACTGCTCGGCGGCGACGAGGTGATCCTCACCCATTCCGCCAAGGCCGGCGGCGCGCCGGCGGTGGCTTCGCGTTTCCTGCACCGGCTGGAGGCGGTCGCGGGAGATGATCTCTGGACCACGGCGATCCAGGCCGGTGAAAAATACGTGCAGTTCGCGGGCGCGCTGGACCAGCCAGCCGAGGTCAAGCCGATCAAGCAGCCCGAGCCCCGGCCGCCGCGCGCGACGCGCCCGCTCAAGATGTCGGTGACCGCGATCGAGGACTGGCTGCGCGATCCCTACACGATTTACGCAAAGCACATTCTGCGGCTGGATGCGCTCGATCCGGTCGACATGCCGCTCTCGGCGGCCGACCGCGGCTCGGCGATCCATGAGGCGATCGGCGAGTTCACGGAACACTACGCGACGCGCCTGCCTGATGATCCCGCCCGGGTGCTGCGCGCGATCGGCGAGAAGCATTTCGCACCGTTGATGGAGCGCCCCGAGGCGCGGGCGTTGTGGTGGCCGCGCTTCCAGCGCATCGCACGCTGGTTCGGCGAATGGGAGACGGCGCGACGGGATGCGATCGAGGCGATCATGGCCGAGACCCGCGGCGAGATCTCGATCCGGCTCGACAACGCGCGCACCTTCCATCTGTCCGCGCGCGCCGATCGCATCGAGCGGCGCCAGGGCGGCGGCTATGCCATCCTCGACTACAAGACCGGACAGCCGCCGACCGGCAAGCAGGTCCGCATGGGCCTGTCGCCGCAGCTGACGCTGGAGGCGGCGATCCTGCGCGAAGGCGGCTTCCCCGAGATCGACGCGGGTTCGTCGGTGAGCCAACTCGTCTATGTCCGCCTCAGCGGCAACAACCCGCCGGGCGAGGAGCGCATCCTCGAGCTCAAATACAAGCAGGGCGACGAACCGCAGCCGCCGGATACGGCCGCCGCGGAAGCGCGCGCAAAGCTGGAAGCGCTGGTCCGTGCTTTCGAGGACGAGAACCAGCCCTACACATCGCTGAACCTGCCGATGTGGGCGAACCGCTACGGCACCTATGACGACCTCGCCCGGATCAAGGAATGGTCAGCGGCCGGCGGATTGGGGATCGAGGAATGGTGA
- a CDS encoding PilZ domain-containing protein produces the protein MAAKADQRGNSRVIFERGIPAQMMGIDGTWRRECTMEDVSDSGAKLTIDGSVEGLHLKEFFLLLSSTGLAYRRCELAWLNGDQIGVNFLKVGEKKKKVRSTAVGA, from the coding sequence ATGGCGGCGAAAGCGGATCAGCGCGGCAACAGCCGGGTGATTTTCGAGCGCGGGATTCCGGCCCAGATGATGGGGATCGACGGGACCTGGCGGCGCGAATGCACCATGGAGGACGTCTCCGACAGCGGCGCCAAGCTGACCATCGACGGCTCGGTCGAGGGTCTGCATCTGAAAGAGTTCTTTTTGCTACTGTCGTCGACCGGCCTGGCCTACCGGCGCTGCGAGCTTGCCTGGCTCAATGGCGACCAGATCGGCGTCAATTTCCTCAAGGTGGGTGAGAAGAAGAAAAAGGTCCGTTCCACAGCCGTCGGGGCATGA
- a CDS encoding PAS domain-containing sensor histidine kinase, translated as MSGVIGSMRRTLLSCTSLARNGLLGGALAALLPAAPAEAADLIETLSIMLDFNRQELAVLATALALLGFSVMAAILLMRTRVRTAKNEARLRARIGELQLQADRFGALLFAEPQILISWPAGDNRAQISGDISMVLPRDSSPQRVLAFGTWLPPEPALQMDHAVDALRDRGDGFQLTLSTAHGHTLEAIGRAIGGQAIVRIRELSGLRRELAETNLRYNALSDETEMLRGFAAAAPWPIWAKGENGALTYANPAYVRATEANSVTDAQERKLELLDSADRSAMERGLKEATNFNARLPIVIGGERRIFDVRAVNVGSGSVGVAIDASEADGLSAALVRMAEAHRRTLDQLSSGVAVFDGQRRLAFYNDSYRRLWDLDRSFLDANPDDSSVLDQLRAARKLPEQPDFRAWKAKLHEAYRAVETAKETWYLPDGRALSVVTTPNPEGGVTYLFDDVTESLDLARRFDGLIRVQRETLDSLAEGVAVFGSNGKAQLFNPAFVRMWKLSSDAMRDEPHVQTVEAWCHQLFDDPAVWRQIREAITSIENRADVPLKLERKDGSVLDGMIRPLPDGATMLTFQDITDTENVERALRERNEALEAADQMKVDFVHHVSYELRAPLTTIIGFAHFLSDPSTGPLTPKQAEYLDYVTKSTNALLALTNNILDLATIDAGAMKLELGQVDVSKAIELAAEGIQDRLATDRIRLKVEIAPDVGSFVGDEKRVVQVLYNLLANAVGFSPQDSTVGISARRTERSVVFTVTDSGPGIPADMKDKVFNWFESRSQGSRHRGAGLGLSLVRSFVELHGGKVRVDSIVGRGTVVICDFPTDQAAHRDAAE; from the coding sequence ATGTCAGGCGTGATCGGGTCGATGCGTCGGACGCTGCTGTCGTGCACATCGCTTGCGCGCAACGGCCTGTTGGGAGGCGCTCTCGCAGCGCTGCTGCCGGCTGCGCCGGCCGAGGCCGCCGACCTCATCGAAACCCTCTCCATCATGCTGGATTTCAACCGGCAGGAACTCGCGGTGCTCGCCACCGCGCTGGCGCTGCTCGGCTTCTCGGTGATGGCCGCGATCCTGCTGATGCGTACGCGGGTGCGCACGGCGAAAAACGAGGCGCGGCTGCGCGCCCGGATCGGGGAACTCCAGCTCCAGGCCGACCGCTTCGGCGCGCTGCTGTTCGCCGAGCCGCAGATTCTGATCTCCTGGCCGGCCGGCGACAATCGTGCCCAGATCTCCGGCGACATCTCGATGGTGCTGCCGCGCGATTCCTCGCCGCAACGCGTGCTCGCATTCGGAACCTGGCTGCCGCCGGAACCGGCACTGCAGATGGACCATGCCGTCGATGCCCTGCGTGACCGCGGCGACGGGTTCCAGCTGACGCTGAGCACCGCGCACGGCCATACGCTGGAAGCGATCGGCCGCGCCATCGGCGGCCAGGCCATCGTCCGGATTCGCGAACTCTCGGGGCTGCGGCGCGAGCTGGCCGAGACCAATCTGCGCTACAACGCGCTTTCCGACGAGACCGAGATGCTGCGCGGCTTTGCCGCCGCCGCACCCTGGCCGATCTGGGCCAAGGGCGAGAACGGCGCGCTGACCTACGCCAATCCGGCCTATGTCCGTGCGACCGAGGCGAACAGCGTCACTGATGCACAGGAGCGCAAGCTCGAGCTGCTCGACAGCGCCGACCGCAGCGCGATGGAGCGGGGCCTGAAGGAGGCGACCAATTTCAACGCGCGGCTGCCGATCGTGATCGGCGGCGAGCGCCGCATTTTCGACGTGCGCGCCGTCAATGTCGGCAGCGGCAGCGTCGGCGTCGCCATCGATGCCAGCGAGGCGGATGGGCTCAGCGCGGCACTGGTGCGGATGGCGGAGGCGCATCGGCGCACGCTCGACCAGCTCTCCTCCGGCGTTGCCGTGTTCGACGGCCAGCGCCGCCTTGCCTTCTACAACGATTCCTATCGCCGGCTGTGGGACCTCGACCGCAGCTTCCTCGACGCCAACCCTGACGATTCCAGCGTGCTCGACCAGCTTCGTGCCGCGCGCAAGCTGCCGGAGCAGCCGGACTTCCGGGCCTGGAAGGCCAAGCTGCACGAAGCCTATCGCGCGGTCGAGACCGCGAAGGAGACCTGGTATCTCCCCGACGGCCGCGCGCTCTCGGTCGTCACCACGCCGAACCCGGAAGGCGGCGTCACCTATCTGTTCGACGACGTCACCGAGAGCCTCGACCTCGCCCGCCGCTTCGACGGCCTGATCCGCGTCCAGCGCGAAACGCTGGACAGCCTCGCCGAGGGCGTCGCGGTGTTCGGCAGCAACGGCAAGGCACAGCTGTTCAACCCGGCCTTCGTCCGGATGTGGAAGCTGTCGAGCGATGCCATGCGCGACGAGCCGCACGTCCAGACCGTGGAAGCCTGGTGCCATCAGCTGTTCGACGACCCCGCGGTCTGGCGCCAGATTCGCGAGGCCATCACCTCGATCGAGAACCGCGCCGACGTCCCGCTCAAGCTGGAGCGCAAGGACGGCAGCGTGCTCGACGGCATGATCCGGCCGCTGCCCGACGGCGCCACCATGCTGACGTTCCAGGACATCACCGACACCGAGAACGTCGAGCGCGCGCTGCGCGAGCGCAACGAGGCGCTGGAGGCCGCCGACCAGATGAAGGTGGATTTCGTCCACCACGTCTCCTACGAGCTGCGCGCGCCCCTCACCACCATCATCGGCTTCGCGCATTTCCTCAGCGATCCCTCGACCGGGCCGCTGACGCCGAAGCAGGCCGAATATCTCGACTACGTCACCAAATCGACCAATGCGCTGCTCGCGCTCACCAACAACATCCTCGATCTCGCCACCATCGACGCCGGCGCGATGAAGCTGGAACTCGGGCAAGTCGACGTCAGCAAGGCCATCGAGCTCGCTGCCGAGGGCATCCAGGACCGGCTCGCCACCGACCGCATCCGCCTCAAGGTCGAGATCGCGCCCGATGTCGGCAGCTTCGTCGGCGACGAGAAGCGCGTGGTGCAGGTGCTCTATAACCTCCTCGCCAACGCCGTCGGGTTTTCTCCACAGGATTCCACCGTCGGCATCAGCGCGCGGCGCACCGAGCGCAGCGTGGTCTTCACCGTGACAGATTCCGGCCCTGGAATACCTGCCGACATGAAGGACAAGGTATTCAACTGGTTCGAAAGCCGCTCGCAGGGCTCGCGTCATCGCGGCGCCGGGCTCGGCCTGTCGCTGGTGCGCTCCTTCGTCGAGCTGCATGGCGGCAAGGTGCGGGTGGATTCGATCGTCGGCCGCGGCACGGTCGTGATCTGCGATTTCCCGACCGACCAGGCGGCGCATCGCGACGCCGCCGAATGA
- the dut gene encoding dUTP diphosphatase — MSTEITVELQQLAHAEGLPLPAYQTAEAAGLDLMAAVADGAPLTLAPGQYALVPTGLAIALPPAHEAQVRPRSGLAAKHGVTVLNSPGTIDADYRGEIKVILINHGAAPFVIKRGERIAQLVIAPVVQAALVPVATLSATDRGTGGFGSTGR; from the coding sequence TTGAGCACTGAGATCACCGTCGAACTGCAGCAGCTGGCCCATGCCGAAGGCCTGCCGCTGCCGGCCTATCAGACCGCGGAAGCCGCCGGGCTCGATTTAATGGCGGCGGTGGCGGACGGCGCGCCCCTGACGCTCGCGCCGGGCCAATACGCGCTGGTGCCGACCGGGCTTGCGATCGCCTTGCCGCCCGCGCACGAGGCGCAGGTGCGGCCGCGCTCGGGACTGGCCGCCAAGCACGGCGTCACCGTGCTGAACTCGCCGGGCACGATCGACGCCGACTATCGCGGCGAGATCAAGGTGATCCTGATCAATCACGGCGCGGCACCGTTTGTGATCAAGCGCGGCGAGCGCATCGCCCAGCTGGTGATCGCGCCCGTGGTGCAGGCCGCGCTGGTTCCGGTCGCCACCTTGTCGGCCACCGATCGCGGCACCGGCGGCTTCGGCTCGACCGGGCGCTAG
- the tsaE gene encoding tRNA (adenosine(37)-N6)-threonylcarbamoyltransferase complex ATPase subunit type 1 TsaE, which yields MTEPTKLSVALHNETATAQLMADLALLVGPGDVITLTGDLGAGKTAAARSLIRYLAGDEELEVPSPTFTLVQGYELPPFPVLHADLYRVEDESELEEIGLSPLPDATLVLIEWPERAPSAMPQDRIDIALTHRPALGSSARAADITGSGKGAAVVARLKALREFLDTSGYMDATRRRMAGDASTRSYARLLRDDESVILMNSPQRPDGAALYNGKSYSAAVHLAENVTPFVAVDEGLRAQGLSAPAIHHFDLDHGFLISEDFGSEGVIEGDPPRPIVERYEVAADVLAALHGKTLPETLPLDGQTYAIPVFDIEAMLIEIGLMPEWYLPDRNAALSEAARAELFAMWRELLKKPLAAPRTWIIRDYHSPNLIWLGNRTGIERVGVIDFQDAVLGPQSYDVVSLLQDARIDVPENIELTLLSRYIKARRAADAGFDAAGFAELYAIMSAQRNTRLLGTFARLNRRDGKPHYLRHQPRIWTYLQRSLAHPALGALRDWYLANVPPPQSPPQV from the coding sequence ATGACAGAACCCACCAAGCTCTCCGTCGCGCTCCACAACGAGACGGCCACCGCGCAATTGATGGCCGACCTCGCGCTGCTGGTCGGCCCCGGCGACGTCATCACGCTCACCGGCGATCTCGGCGCCGGCAAGACTGCGGCGGCGCGCAGCCTGATCCGCTACCTCGCCGGCGACGAAGAGCTGGAGGTGCCGAGCCCGACCTTCACGCTGGTGCAAGGCTACGAGCTGCCGCCCTTCCCGGTCCTGCATGCCGATCTCTACCGGGTCGAGGACGAGAGCGAGCTGGAGGAGATCGGGCTGTCGCCGCTGCCCGATGCCACGCTGGTCCTGATCGAATGGCCGGAGCGCGCGCCATCGGCGATGCCGCAGGACCGCATCGACATCGCGCTGACGCACCGGCCGGCGCTGGGATCGAGCGCACGCGCCGCCGACATCACCGGCTCCGGCAAGGGTGCGGCCGTCGTCGCGCGGCTGAAGGCGTTGCGCGAATTCCTCGACACGTCCGGCTACATGGATGCGACGCGCAGGCGCATGGCCGGCGATGCCTCGACCCGCTCCTACGCGCGGCTGCTACGCGACGACGAGAGCGTCATCCTCATGAACTCCCCGCAGCGCCCCGATGGCGCTGCGCTCTACAACGGAAAATCCTACAGCGCGGCCGTGCATCTCGCCGAGAACGTCACGCCCTTCGTCGCCGTCGACGAAGGCCTGCGTGCGCAGGGACTTTCGGCGCCCGCGATCCACCATTTCGACCTCGACCATGGCTTCCTGATCTCGGAGGATTTCGGCAGCGAAGGCGTGATCGAAGGCGATCCGCCGCGCCCGATCGTCGAGCGCTACGAGGTCGCGGCCGACGTGCTGGCGGCGCTGCACGGCAAGACGCTGCCGGAGACGCTGCCGCTCGACGGGCAGACCTATGCCATTCCCGTGTTCGACATCGAGGCGATGCTGATCGAGATCGGGTTGATGCCGGAATGGTATCTGCCCGACCGCAACGCAGCGCTGAGCGAGGCGGCACGCGCGGAGCTCTTCGCGATGTGGCGCGAGCTCTTGAAGAAGCCGCTGGCGGCACCGCGGACCTGGATCATCCGCGATTATCATTCGCCCAATCTGATCTGGCTCGGCAATCGCACCGGCATCGAGCGCGTCGGCGTGATCGATTTCCAGGACGCGGTGCTCGGGCCGCAATCCTACGACGTGGTGTCGCTGCTCCAGGACGCCCGCATCGACGTCCCCGAAAACATCGAGCTGACGCTGCTGTCGCGTTACATCAAGGCGCGCCGCGCAGCCGATGCCGGTTTTGATGCGGCCGGCTTCGCCGAACTCTACGCCATCATGTCGGCGCAGCGGAACACGCGCCTGCTCGGCACCTTCGCCCGCCTCAACCGCCGCGACGGCAAGCCGCATTATTTGCGCCACCAGCCGCGGATCTGGACCTATCTCCAGCGCTCACTGGCCCATCCCGCGCTGGGCGCCTTGCGCGACTGGTATCTCGCCAACGTCCCGCCGCCCCAAAGTCCGCCACAGGTCTAA
- a CDS encoding nucleotidyltransferase family protein: protein MSVKPTKAMVLAAGFGLRMRPLTDKMPKPMVPVAGQPLLDHVLDKLGQAGVTEAVVNVHYLPDQIIDHVSSRQHPRVTISDERDQVLGTGGGVVKALPLLGDAPFFHVNSDTLWIDGVRSNLTRLAENFDPARMDILLLMAPTATSIGYSGRGDYGMLPDGALRKRKEKEIVPFVYAGAAILSPSIFDGAPKGEFSLTRMFDRANEQERLFGLRLDGVWMHVGTPDAVHAAEEAFLESVA, encoded by the coding sequence ATGTCCGTCAAACCGACCAAAGCCATGGTGCTCGCCGCGGGATTCGGCCTGCGCATGCGTCCGTTGACGGACAAGATGCCGAAGCCGATGGTGCCGGTGGCCGGCCAGCCGCTGCTCGACCACGTGCTCGACAAGCTCGGCCAGGCCGGCGTGACCGAGGCCGTGGTCAACGTGCATTATCTGCCGGACCAGATCATCGACCACGTCTCATCGCGCCAGCATCCGCGCGTGACCATCTCGGACGAGCGCGACCAGGTGCTCGGCACCGGCGGCGGCGTGGTCAAGGCGCTGCCGCTGCTCGGCGATGCCCCGTTCTTCCACGTCAATTCCGACACGCTCTGGATCGACGGCGTGCGCTCGAACCTGACGCGGCTCGCCGAAAACTTCGATCCCGCGCGCATGGACATCCTGCTGCTGATGGCGCCGACCGCGACCAGCATCGGCTATAGCGGCCGCGGCGATTACGGCATGCTGCCCGACGGCGCCCTGCGCAAGCGCAAGGAAAAGGAGATCGTTCCGTTCGTCTATGCCGGCGCGGCGATCCTCTCGCCATCGATCTTCGACGGCGCACCGAAGGGCGAGTTCTCGCTGACCAGGATGTTCGACCGCGCCAACGAGCAGGAGCGGCTGTTCGGCCTCCGCCTCGACGGCGTCTGGATGCATGTCGGCACGCCCGATGCCGTGCATGCCGCGGAAGAGGCGTTTCTGGAGAGCGTGGCCTAG
- the coaBC gene encoding bifunctional phosphopantothenoylcysteine decarboxylase/phosphopantothenate--cysteine ligase CoaBC, with translation MASLTIRKLDDTVKTYLRLRSAKNRRSVEEEVRVILRELIEGREEPLTPFSAPPAASAAPTPQRTGAVPEASVTLIIGGGIAAYKSLDLIRRLKERRIEVRCVLTKAAQQFVTPLAVSALSHERVYTDLFDPQSEFDAGHIRLARDCDLIVVAPATADLMAKMANGHADDLASAILLATNRKVLLAPAMNPLMWSNAATRRNVTQLQRDGVVLCGPNSGEMAEAGEAGIGRMSEAIEIANAAERLLRPPVPKPLAGKRVLITAGPTHEPIDPVRYIANRSSGKQGFAIAAAAQAAGAEVILVSGPVDLDDPAGVTVKHVESAREMLEQVQAALPADIAIFAAAVADWRVANEGEQKLKKTSAGMPPLQLVENPDILATISKLTDKRPPLVIGFAAETEHLIDNAKAKFARKGCDWIVANDVSPTTGVMGGDRNTVHLLSRKNGAKDGEITVDSWPVMTKEQVAIELVAHIAKSVTKSREPAS, from the coding sequence GTGGCAAGCCTGACCATCCGCAAGCTCGACGACACCGTCAAAACCTATTTGCGGCTGCGCTCGGCCAAGAACCGCAGATCGGTCGAGGAGGAGGTCCGGGTCATCCTGCGGGAGCTGATCGAGGGCCGCGAGGAGCCGCTGACGCCGTTTTCGGCGCCGCCGGCCGCATCCGCCGCCCCGACGCCGCAGCGCACCGGCGCCGTTCCCGAAGCCAGCGTCACCCTGATCATCGGCGGCGGCATCGCCGCCTACAAGTCACTCGACCTGATCCGCCGGCTGAAGGAGCGCCGCATCGAGGTGCGCTGCGTGCTGACCAAGGCGGCACAGCAATTCGTCACGCCGCTGGCGGTGAGCGCGCTATCGCATGAGCGTGTCTATACCGACCTGTTCGACCCGCAGAGCGAGTTCGACGCCGGGCACATTCGCCTCGCGCGCGACTGCGACCTGATCGTGGTGGCACCGGCCACCGCCGACCTGATGGCGAAGATGGCCAATGGCCATGCCGACGATCTCGCCAGCGCCATCCTGCTCGCGACCAACCGCAAGGTGCTGCTGGCACCGGCGATGAATCCGCTGATGTGGAGCAATGCGGCCACGCGCCGCAATGTCACGCAGCTTCAGCGCGACGGCGTGGTGCTGTGTGGGCCCAATTCCGGCGAGATGGCGGAGGCGGGCGAGGCCGGCATCGGCCGGATGTCCGAGGCGATCGAGATCGCCAATGCCGCTGAACGGCTGCTGCGTCCGCCGGTGCCAAAGCCGCTCGCCGGCAAGCGCGTGCTGATCACCGCAGGCCCCACGCACGAGCCGATCGATCCGGTGCGCTACATCGCCAACCGCTCCTCGGGAAAACAGGGCTTTGCCATTGCCGCGGCCGCGCAGGCCGCCGGCGCCGAGGTGATCCTGGTGAGCGGCCCGGTCGATCTCGACGATCCCGCTGGCGTCACCGTCAAGCATGTCGAATCGGCGCGGGAGATGCTGGAGCAGGTGCAGGCCGCGTTGCCCGCCGACATCGCGATCTTCGCCGCCGCTGTCGCCGATTGGCGTGTCGCCAACGAGGGCGAGCAGAAGCTGAAGAAGACTTCCGCCGGCATGCCGCCGCTGCAGCTGGTCGAGAACCCCGACATCCTCGCCACGATCTCCAAGCTGACCGACAAGCGCCCGCCGCTGGTGATCGGCTTTGCCGCCGAGACCGAGCACCTCATCGACAACGCCAAAGCCAAATTCGCGCGCAAGGGCTGCGACTGGATCGTCGCCAACGACGTCTCTCCCACGACCGGCGTCATGGGCGGCGATCGCAACACGGTCCACCTGCTCAGCCGCAAGAACGGTGCGAAGGACGGCGAGATTACGGTTGATTCCTGGCCGGTGATGACCAAGGAACAGGTCGCCATCGAGCTGGTCGCGCATATCGCGAAAAGCGTGACCAAATCCCGGGAGCCGGCATCTTGA